The following coding sequences are from one Paenibacillus tundrae window:
- a CDS encoding allantoinase: MERYDLVVRGGSVVLPDGVKKVDVGIKDGKIAAIAAKLEGEAEHTYDADGSHVFPGMIDVHVHFSEPGREHWEGFTTGSAMMAAGGCTTFFDMPLNGIPSTVNEEALLEKARIGNEKSLVDFGLWGGLVPGNEDDLQPLAESGVIGFKAFLSTTGNKEFEAVDDMTLLTGMKKIAALGKVLALHSESAAITNWLKDEKEAAGLFSADDYLETRPIIAEVEAVERALYYSEITGCALHFVHISSAAAVASIEAAKARGMNVTVETCPHYLLFNHDSLREKGSIAKCAPPLREADEQQRLISLLAEGKFDMLSSDHSPCPYDMKDPKDFNLFQAWGGISGGQFTLLSALELALANNIPLEHVAAWTASNPAERFGLAERKGSIVTGMDADLAIVDLNKTFTVTEENYYAKHKQSLYIGHSFPSSVIGTIVRGHVVVRSGEVLTEVNEGNWQKP; this comes from the coding sequence ATGGAACGTTACGATCTGGTTGTACGCGGCGGCAGCGTAGTGCTGCCGGACGGTGTCAAGAAAGTCGATGTCGGTATCAAAGATGGAAAAATCGCGGCAATTGCCGCCAAACTGGAGGGTGAGGCTGAGCATACTTATGATGCAGACGGATCTCATGTGTTTCCAGGTATGATCGACGTACACGTCCATTTCAGCGAACCAGGACGAGAGCATTGGGAAGGTTTTACGACTGGATCGGCTATGATGGCCGCAGGCGGTTGTACCACTTTCTTCGATATGCCACTGAACGGTATTCCCTCCACGGTGAATGAAGAAGCCCTGCTGGAGAAAGCTCGGATTGGAAATGAAAAATCACTTGTCGATTTCGGGCTCTGGGGCGGTCTCGTACCAGGGAATGAAGATGACTTGCAACCGCTGGCAGAGTCGGGGGTAATCGGGTTCAAAGCATTCCTGTCCACAACTGGCAACAAAGAATTCGAAGCCGTGGATGATATGACGCTGCTTACGGGCATGAAGAAGATTGCAGCGCTAGGCAAGGTGCTGGCTCTGCATTCGGAGAGTGCAGCGATCACCAACTGGCTAAAAGATGAAAAAGAAGCAGCAGGACTCTTCAGTGCCGACGATTATCTGGAGACTCGTCCGATTATCGCCGAAGTCGAAGCTGTAGAACGCGCCCTGTACTATTCGGAAATAACAGGCTGCGCACTGCATTTCGTGCATATTAGTTCTGCTGCAGCAGTAGCGAGTATCGAAGCTGCCAAAGCTCGTGGCATGAACGTAACGGTCGAGACTTGCCCACACTATCTACTCTTTAACCACGATAGCCTGCGGGAAAAAGGAAGCATCGCCAAGTGTGCTCCTCCACTGCGGGAAGCAGACGAACAACAACGACTCATCTCCCTGCTGGCAGAAGGAAAATTTGATATGTTATCGTCGGATCATTCGCCCTGTCCGTACGATATGAAGGATCCAAAAGATTTCAATCTATTCCAAGCATGGGGCGGCATTAGCGGCGGACAATTCACCCTACTGTCAGCGTTGGAACTTGCATTAGCAAACAACATTCCGCTGGAGCACGTTGCCGCTTGGACAGCGTCCAATCCAGCAGAGCGCTTCGGTCTTGCGGAGCGTAAAGGTAGCATCGTCACCGGAATGGATGCTGATCTCGCCATCGTTGATCTGAACAAAACGTTTACGGTGACTGAAGAGAACTATTATGCTAAGCACAAACAAAGTCTCTACATCGGTCATTCATTCCCAAGCAGTGTGATAGGTACCATCGTCCGTGGACATGTCGTTGTTCGCAGCGGCGAGGTGCTCACCGAGGTGAATGAAGGCAACTGGCAGAAGCCATAA
- the argH gene encoding argininosuccinate lyase has translation MSKLWGGRFTKQTNHLVEEYTASINFDKALAEEDIQGSLAHVTMLGKCGILPAEDVETIKEGLITVLHKIRAGEVEFSVSDEDIHMNIEKNLIETIGPVGGKLHTGRSRNDQVATDMHLYLRERVVGFVGMLHSLQEALIGQAKDNLDTIVPGYTHLQRAQPILFAHHLMAYVSMFQRDAERLMDSYKRINVLPLGAGALAGTTFPIDRHFVAEQLGFDGVYENSLDAVSDRDFIVEFLAAASLIMTHLSRLSEELVLWSSTEFGFVELDDAFCTGSSIMPQKKNPDVPELVRGKTGRVYGNLIGLLTVLKSLPLAYNKDMQEDKEGMFDTVATLEGALQLFAPMIATMKVNKDRMRQAVNQDFSNATDIADFLVGEGLPFRQAHEVIGKTVLYCIQNGKYLLDLTIEEFRQFSELFDERIYDVLQPEAVVNARNVYGGTASGQVAEAIGRSEKVLEITEQWIKNRG, from the coding sequence GTGAGCAAGCTTTGGGGAGGACGTTTTACCAAACAAACGAATCATCTAGTTGAGGAATATACCGCATCGATTAATTTCGACAAAGCATTGGCTGAGGAAGACATTCAAGGTAGCTTGGCCCATGTGACGATGCTGGGCAAATGCGGCATTTTGCCTGCGGAAGACGTGGAAACGATCAAAGAAGGCTTGATTACCGTGTTGCATAAAATCCGTGCCGGCGAAGTGGAATTCTCCGTATCTGATGAAGACATCCACATGAACATTGAGAAAAATCTCATTGAGACCATTGGCCCTGTAGGCGGCAAATTACATACAGGCCGTAGCCGGAATGACCAAGTGGCAACCGATATGCACTTGTATCTGCGTGAGCGCGTGGTTGGTTTTGTAGGAATGTTGCATTCCTTGCAGGAAGCGCTGATCGGACAAGCGAAAGACAATCTCGATACCATCGTACCGGGTTATACGCATCTTCAGCGGGCACAGCCTATTCTGTTTGCCCACCATCTGATGGCCTATGTGTCAATGTTCCAACGGGATGCTGAACGTCTGATGGATAGCTACAAACGAATTAACGTTCTGCCACTTGGCGCGGGTGCACTTGCTGGAACAACGTTCCCGATAGACCGTCATTTTGTAGCTGAACAACTGGGCTTTGATGGCGTATATGAAAATAGTTTGGATGCCGTGAGTGACCGTGACTTTATTGTTGAGTTCCTGGCAGCAGCATCGCTCATTATGACTCACTTGTCCCGATTGAGTGAAGAATTGGTGCTGTGGAGCAGCACGGAGTTTGGATTCGTTGAACTGGATGATGCGTTCTGCACAGGTAGCAGCATTATGCCACAGAAGAAAAACCCAGACGTTCCTGAACTCGTTCGTGGGAAAACAGGACGTGTCTACGGTAACCTGATCGGGTTGCTGACTGTACTGAAATCTCTTCCGCTTGCGTACAACAAGGATATGCAGGAAGACAAAGAAGGCATGTTCGATACAGTGGCTACACTGGAAGGTGCGCTGCAATTGTTCGCACCGATGATCGCTACAATGAAGGTGAACAAGGATCGCATGCGTCAGGCTGTGAACCAGGACTTCTCGAACGCTACAGATATTGCCGATTTCCTCGTAGGCGAAGGCTTGCCATTCCGTCAAGCGCATGAAGTGATTGGTAAGACTGTATTGTACTGCATCCAAAACGGCAAGTATTTGCTGGATCTGACGATCGAAGAATTCCGTCAATTCTCCGAGCTGTTCGATGAGCGCATCTACGATGTGCTGCAACCAGAGGCGGTGGTTAACGCACGTAACGTCTACGGCGGTACAGCTTCAGGTCAAGTGGCTGAGGCCATTGGACGCAGTGAGAAGGTACTGGAGATCACGGAGCAATGGATTAAAAACCGCGGTTAA
- a CDS encoding argininosuccinate synthase, giving the protein MAKEKIVLAYSGGLDTSVILKWLKETYDAEIIAFTADIGQKDELDGLEEKALATGASKVYIDDLRDEFAKDFIYPMFQAGALYEGQYLLGTSIARPLIAKRMVDIARAEGATAIAHGATGKGNDQVRFELNAAALTPDIAVIAPWRLEEFRNQFPGRAEMIAYAEKHGIPVTASAAKPYSTDRNLLHISYESGVLEDPWFDPSTDENKDMFLLSSAPEDAPDQAEYVELEFEQGDCVALNGERLSPLQVMEQLNELGGKHGIGRVDMVENRFVGMKSRGVYETPGGTILFTAHRKMESITMDREVMNLRDSLITRYSTLVYNGFWFAPERLALQALVSESQKNVTGTVRVKLYKGNIIGAGVKSPVSLYNPDIATMEADPTQAYDQGDATGFIRLNALRLKVNSGVEQNKNN; this is encoded by the coding sequence ATGGCTAAAGAAAAAATCGTACTCGCCTATTCCGGCGGGTTGGACACATCTGTAATTTTGAAATGGTTGAAAGAAACTTATGACGCTGAGATCATCGCATTTACGGCAGATATCGGTCAAAAGGATGAATTGGACGGCTTGGAGGAAAAAGCACTGGCAACAGGTGCTTCCAAAGTATACATCGATGACCTGCGCGACGAGTTCGCAAAAGACTTCATCTACCCTATGTTCCAAGCGGGCGCGCTTTACGAAGGACAATATTTGCTCGGTACAAGTATCGCACGTCCTCTGATTGCTAAACGTATGGTGGACATCGCTCGTGCAGAAGGTGCTACAGCAATTGCTCACGGTGCGACAGGTAAAGGGAATGACCAAGTTCGCTTTGAGTTGAACGCAGCTGCACTAACACCTGATATTGCAGTAATCGCACCTTGGCGTCTGGAAGAGTTCCGTAACCAATTCCCAGGACGTGCAGAGATGATTGCATATGCTGAGAAACACGGTATTCCAGTAACGGCATCTGCGGCTAAACCTTACTCTACAGACCGTAACCTCTTGCATATCAGCTATGAGAGCGGTGTGCTCGAAGATCCTTGGTTCGATCCAAGCACGGACGAGAACAAAGACATGTTCTTGCTCAGCAGTGCGCCTGAAGATGCGCCAGATCAGGCAGAATATGTTGAACTGGAATTCGAACAAGGCGACTGCGTAGCCCTCAACGGTGAACGTCTCAGCCCACTGCAAGTAATGGAGCAATTGAATGAGCTGGGTGGCAAACATGGTATTGGCCGTGTGGATATGGTCGAGAACCGTTTTGTCGGAATGAAGAGCCGTGGCGTGTACGAAACACCAGGCGGAACCATTCTATTTACTGCACACCGCAAAATGGAATCCATCACGATGGATCGCGAAGTCATGAACCTGCGTGATAGCTTGATCACACGTTACAGCACGCTCGTATACAACGGCTTCTGGTTCGCACCAGAGCGTCTTGCGCTGCAAGCACTCGTGAGCGAAAGTCAAAAAAACGTAACGGGTACAGTTCGTGTGAAACTGTATAAAGGTAACATTATCGGCGCTGGCGTGAAAAGCCCTGTCAGCTTGTACAACCCAGACATCGCAACGATGGAAGCTGATCCTACGCAAGCATACGATCAAGGCGATGCAACAGGCTTTATCCGCCTGAACGCACTGCGTCTGAAAGTAAACTCCGGCGTAGAGCAAAACAAAAACAACTAA
- the argF gene encoding ornithine carbamoyltransferase, with translation MTQVQSTEKIQKIDLRGRDFIEFTDYTAEEIRYLLDLAIEIKGKQKNGVPFQPLKGKTIGLIFEKSSTRTRVSFEVGMFQLGGHALFLSKNDIQLGRGETTHDTAKVLSRYLDGIMIRTFGHHNVTELAEHADVPVINGLSDAAHPCQVLADFQTVLEHKGKLVGLKMAYVGDGNNMAHSLMLGAAKMGMHVAVATPEGYEADSAIVEQARSIAQESGSQVVVTYSAEEAVKDADIVYTDVWASMGFEEEQKIREQAFAAYQVNEELMKVAKPDYMFLHCLPAHRGEEVSAGVIDGPNSLIFDQAENRLHAQKALMAALMSE, from the coding sequence ATGACACAAGTTCAATCAACAGAGAAGATCCAGAAGATCGACCTAAGAGGCCGGGACTTTATTGAATTCACCGATTATACGGCAGAAGAAATTCGTTATCTACTCGATCTTGCCATCGAGATCAAAGGCAAGCAAAAAAACGGTGTGCCTTTTCAGCCTTTGAAGGGTAAAACAATTGGACTGATTTTTGAAAAATCATCTACACGTACACGTGTATCTTTTGAAGTAGGTATGTTCCAGCTAGGTGGGCACGCACTCTTCCTGAGCAAAAATGATATTCAGCTGGGTCGCGGCGAAACAACGCATGATACGGCTAAAGTGTTGTCCCGGTATCTTGACGGCATTATGATCCGTACCTTTGGGCACCATAATGTAACTGAGTTGGCAGAACATGCAGATGTTCCTGTCATCAATGGATTGAGTGATGCGGCACATCCATGCCAGGTACTGGCGGATTTCCAAACGGTGCTGGAGCACAAGGGTAAGCTTGTAGGTCTCAAAATGGCTTACGTCGGAGACGGCAATAACATGGCACACTCCCTGATGCTTGGCGCAGCTAAGATGGGGATGCATGTAGCTGTAGCGACTCCTGAAGGCTATGAGGCGGACAGTGCAATCGTAGAACAAGCACGCAGCATTGCACAGGAGAGCGGATCACAGGTTGTGGTGACGTATAGTGCCGAAGAAGCGGTTAAAGATGCGGATATCGTGTACACGGATGTGTGGGCGAGCATGGGCTTTGAGGAAGAACAGAAGATTCGTGAGCAAGCATTTGCTGCGTATCAGGTGAACGAAGAATTGATGAAGGTTGCGAAGCCGGACTACATGTTCCTGCACTGCCTCCCGGCTCACCGTGGAGAGGAAGTAAGCGCAGGCGTAATCGATGGGCCAAACTCCTTGATCTTCGATCAAGCAGAGAATCGTCTGCACGCACAGAAGGCTTTGATGGCTGCGTTAATGAGCGAATAG
- a CDS encoding acetylornithine transaminase gives MANSKEQTATGTAVAGATATGAASAAQTESSLFQTYARYPISLVKGKGSWLWDDQGNRYLDFMCGLAVTSLGHAPEKVGAKLKAQIDELWHVSNLFQIPGQERAAALLTANTCADAVFFCNSGAEANEAAIKLARRYHQKVKGADRYEVITFAQSFHGRTLATLTATGQDKVKEGFLPLPAGFVTVPLHDNAALEAAIGPHTAAIMLEMVQAEGGVHPVKPEFLQFVQQLCEKHGLLLIVDEVQTGMGRTGKLFAHEHYGIEPDIFTVAKGIGSGFPVGAMLGKGYLKDAFTAGSHATTFGGTPLASSVVIATIETMLEDKLPERAAEMGEYLMSSLRERLAGNSFVKEVRGLGLLVGIECEEAVGDIVVAGQKRGILFVSAGPNVIRLLPNLYVSKEEIDEAVSLVATLIEEHVAAKNA, from the coding sequence ATGGCAAATAGTAAAGAACAAACAGCCACTGGCACAGCAGTAGCGGGCGCGACTGCGACAGGAGCAGCATCAGCGGCTCAGACAGAAAGCTCTCTTTTTCAAACCTACGCACGTTATCCTATTAGCTTAGTTAAGGGAAAAGGTAGCTGGCTGTGGGACGATCAGGGCAACCGTTACCTCGACTTCATGTGCGGATTGGCTGTAACGAGCCTTGGTCATGCACCAGAGAAGGTTGGCGCGAAGCTGAAAGCGCAGATCGATGAGCTATGGCATGTATCTAACCTGTTCCAGATTCCAGGCCAAGAACGTGCAGCAGCTTTATTGACTGCGAATACGTGTGCAGATGCAGTGTTCTTCTGCAACAGTGGTGCCGAGGCGAACGAAGCAGCGATTAAACTAGCTCGTCGTTATCACCAGAAGGTGAAAGGCGCAGATCGTTACGAGGTCATTACTTTTGCGCAATCCTTCCACGGACGGACATTGGCTACATTAACAGCTACAGGACAGGATAAGGTAAAAGAGGGCTTTTTGCCATTGCCAGCAGGATTTGTTACCGTTCCTTTGCATGACAATGCAGCACTTGAAGCGGCGATTGGGCCACACACGGCGGCAATTATGTTGGAAATGGTGCAAGCTGAGGGCGGCGTGCATCCGGTTAAGCCTGAGTTCTTGCAGTTTGTTCAGCAGCTATGCGAGAAGCATGGATTGTTATTGATTGTGGATGAAGTACAGACGGGAATGGGGCGTACCGGTAAATTGTTCGCGCATGAACATTACGGCATTGAACCTGACATTTTCACAGTGGCTAAAGGCATCGGTAGCGGCTTCCCTGTTGGAGCTATGCTAGGCAAAGGCTATCTGAAAGATGCATTTACCGCAGGTAGTCACGCAACCACATTTGGTGGTACACCACTTGCTTCCTCGGTTGTCATTGCAACGATCGAAACGATGCTGGAAGATAAACTGCCTGAACGTGCAGCGGAGATGGGCGAATATCTGATGAGCTCCTTGAGAGAACGTTTGGCGGGAAATTCCTTTGTCAAAGAAGTTCGTGGATTGGGCTTGTTGGTCGGTATTGAATGTGAAGAAGCGGTAGGCGATATCGTGGTTGCAGGGCAGAAACGTGGTATTTTGTTTGTGTCTGCAGGGCCGAATGTCATTCGTTTGCTTCCGAACTTGTATGTGAGCAAAGAAGAGATCGACGAGGCTGTTTCCTTGGTGGCAACACTCATTGAAGAGCATGTCGCAGCGAAGAACGCCTAA
- the argB gene encoding acetylglutamate kinase has translation MTSTLQNEETGSKARAEKQMFVMKCGGSTLAALPESFFADLRDLQSQGTQPVIVHGGGPAISENLAKLGIDTEFVNGLRKTTEPVLDVVEMVLAGSINKQIVRLIQRVGGRALGLSGVDGGLIQAKPVSNHAEIGWVGDVTSVQAEIIQGVVQMGYMPVIAPVGVDASGQRYNINADTAAGAVASHLGVSRMIVVTDVPGIMKTVNGEKKVLPSVSVQEIEDMIQTGEIYGGMIPKVRAAIACIHGDVREVVIVDGSEPKILSRVLQGETIGTRIIRMQ, from the coding sequence ATGACCTCGACATTACAGAATGAAGAGACTGGAAGCAAAGCTAGAGCCGAGAAGCAGATGTTCGTTATGAAATGCGGAGGCAGCACGCTTGCGGCGTTGCCTGAATCCTTTTTTGCCGATCTGCGTGATCTTCAATCTCAAGGAACTCAGCCTGTGATCGTACATGGTGGAGGCCCTGCAATCTCGGAGAACCTGGCGAAGCTGGGCATTGATACGGAATTTGTTAACGGTTTGCGTAAGACGACGGAGCCTGTACTGGATGTCGTAGAGATGGTGCTGGCAGGTAGCATCAACAAACAAATTGTACGTTTAATCCAACGTGTGGGTGGGCGTGCACTCGGATTATCGGGAGTTGACGGCGGTTTAATTCAAGCAAAACCAGTCAGCAACCATGCGGAGATTGGTTGGGTTGGCGATGTGACTAGTGTCCAAGCGGAGATTATCCAAGGTGTTGTGCAGATGGGGTATATGCCTGTCATTGCGCCTGTGGGCGTGGATGCCTCGGGGCAACGTTATAACATCAATGCCGATACAGCGGCAGGTGCAGTAGCTTCTCACTTGGGTGTCAGCCGAATGATCGTAGTCACTGACGTTCCAGGGATTATGAAGACTGTGAACGGTGAGAAAAAAGTATTGCCATCTGTCTCTGTACAGGAGATTGAAGATATGATTCAAACCGGTGAAATATACGGTGGTATGATTCCTAAAGTGCGAGCAGCTATCGCTTGTATTCATGGGGATGTGCGTGAGGTTGTCATCGTAGACGGTAGTGAGCCGAAGATTTTGAGCCGGGTGTTACAAGGGGAAACGATCGGAACGCGAATTATCCGGATGCAGTAG
- the argJ gene encoding bifunctional glutamate N-acetyltransferase/amino-acid acetyltransferase ArgJ, whose translation MGTNVGQQSFTIIENGTIVTPSGFTAGGLHCGLKKTSRNDIGAIRCEVPATAAAVYTTNVFQAAPLKVTRESLSNGRLQAVIVNSGNANACTGQQGEEDAYAMRSAAARELGVAEEDVAVASTGVIGELLKMDAVHSGITALPAQLGKEANEAEQFSQAILTTDLVKKEACVSVIVNGKAVTIAGAAKGSGMIHPNMATMLAFMTSDAVIGAEALQRLLRQATNHTFNMITVDGDTSTNDMLVAMSSGYAGNEELTMDHPDWDAFAAGFAYVCEVLAKAIARDGEGATKLVEVQVTGAVSDESAQAIAKTVIGSSLVKSAMFGADANWGRIIAAVGRAGQPVNPDTVDIRLGDISVLEQSRPVVFDEEAALAYLQTDTVRIIVDLNHGEGTAIAWGCDLTYDYVRINAAYRT comes from the coding sequence ATGGGAACAAACGTAGGGCAACAGTCATTTACAATAATTGAGAACGGAACAATTGTAACTCCGAGCGGATTCACTGCCGGCGGACTGCACTGTGGATTGAAAAAAACATCACGTAACGACATCGGAGCTATTCGCTGCGAAGTGCCAGCAACTGCCGCCGCAGTATACACTACGAATGTGTTTCAAGCTGCGCCACTCAAAGTAACTCGTGAGAGCTTGAGCAATGGACGCCTTCAAGCGGTCATCGTCAATAGCGGCAATGCGAATGCATGTACAGGACAGCAAGGTGAAGAAGATGCGTATGCAATGCGTTCGGCGGCTGCGCGCGAACTGGGTGTAGCGGAGGAAGATGTGGCTGTTGCTTCTACAGGGGTCATCGGTGAGTTGCTGAAGATGGACGCGGTTCATTCAGGCATTACGGCACTTCCGGCACAACTGGGCAAGGAAGCCAATGAAGCGGAGCAATTTTCACAAGCGATTCTAACGACGGATTTAGTGAAAAAGGAAGCCTGCGTCTCCGTTATTGTGAACGGTAAGGCGGTTACGATTGCAGGAGCAGCCAAAGGATCTGGTATGATTCATCCGAATATGGCTACAATGCTGGCGTTCATGACCTCTGACGCGGTCATTGGTGCTGAAGCGTTGCAGCGCTTGCTACGCCAAGCAACGAACCATACGTTTAACATGATTACTGTTGATGGAGACACCAGCACGAATGATATGCTCGTGGCGATGTCTAGCGGATATGCAGGGAACGAAGAACTTACAATGGATCACCCGGATTGGGATGCATTTGCGGCTGGTTTTGCGTATGTGTGCGAAGTGCTGGCTAAGGCCATTGCACGAGACGGTGAAGGTGCGACTAAGCTTGTTGAAGTTCAAGTCACAGGTGCAGTGAGCGATGAATCAGCTCAGGCGATTGCGAAGACAGTGATCGGTTCAAGCTTGGTGAAATCAGCGATGTTTGGTGCCGATGCAAACTGGGGACGGATCATTGCTGCGGTGGGACGCGCGGGGCAACCGGTTAATCCAGACACGGTGGACATTCGACTCGGAGACATTTCCGTACTTGAGCAGTCTCGTCCAGTCGTATTTGACGAAGAAGCAGCATTAGCATACTTACAGACAGATACGGTTCGCATTATTGTTGATCTGAACCACGGCGAAGGAACAGCCATCGCGTGGGGCTGTGATCTGACATATGATTATGTACGAATTAACGCAGCTTACCGCACGTAA
- the argC gene encoding N-acetyl-gamma-glutamyl-phosphate reductase, producing MNNKLRVAIVGSTGYGGVELIRFLQHHPHVEITSVISSSSSGESIADGFPHLTGVINRPLDGVDPVEIAGRADLVFTATPSGVSAKLVPGLLEAGLKVIDLSGDFRIKDGAVYEEWYKHPAPSDELLQQAVYGMAELYGDTVKDKTLISNPGCYPTATLLGLVPAVQAGWIDPSSIIIDAKSGVSGAGRGTNLAYHYAEMNENFKAYKLNKHQHIPEIEQVLGQVAGSPVTVTFTTQLVPMTRGIMSTMYASLVGEHTDKELVDLYRQFYENRPFVRVREPGIWPSTKEVTGSNYCDIGFSVDPRTGRLTIVSVIDNLVKGASGQAIQNLNLMMGWEENLGLNMIPVYP from the coding sequence GTGAATAACAAATTAAGAGTGGCAATCGTCGGTTCCACCGGCTACGGCGGGGTGGAACTGATTCGTTTTTTACAGCATCATCCGCATGTTGAAATTACTTCGGTAATCTCTTCATCCAGCAGTGGGGAGTCTATTGCAGATGGATTTCCGCATTTGACGGGCGTGATTAACAGGCCACTTGATGGCGTGGATCCAGTGGAGATCGCAGGCCGTGCAGACCTTGTATTCACAGCGACTCCGTCCGGTGTAAGTGCGAAGCTTGTTCCTGGCCTGCTGGAAGCAGGGCTGAAGGTCATTGATCTGTCTGGTGATTTCAGAATCAAAGATGGAGCGGTGTACGAAGAGTGGTACAAACATCCGGCTCCTTCAGACGAACTATTACAACAAGCGGTATACGGTATGGCTGAACTGTACGGTGACACAGTGAAAGATAAGACGTTAATCTCGAACCCAGGCTGTTATCCTACAGCAACATTGCTCGGATTAGTTCCTGCGGTGCAAGCTGGCTGGATTGACCCTTCAAGCATCATTATTGATGCAAAGTCAGGGGTGTCTGGGGCAGGACGCGGAACGAATCTGGCATACCATTATGCAGAGATGAATGAGAATTTTAAAGCGTATAAATTAAATAAACATCAACACATCCCAGAGATTGAACAAGTGTTAGGTCAGGTTGCTGGATCGCCAGTAACGGTTACGTTTACGACACAGCTTGTGCCAATGACACGTGGAATTATGAGCACCATGTACGCAAGTTTAGTTGGAGAACATACAGATAAAGAACTGGTGGATCTTTACCGTCAGTTTTATGAAAATAGACCTTTTGTACGTGTGCGTGAGCCAGGAATTTGGCCATCAACGAAAGAGGTCACTGGATCGAACTACTGTGATATCGGATTCTCCGTTGATCCACGTACAGGCCGTTTGACGATTGTTTCTGTCATTGACAACCTGGTAAAAGGCGCATCCGGCCAAGCGATTCAAAATTTGAACCTGATGATGGGATGGGAGGAAAACCTCGGGCTGAACATGATACCAGTATATCCATAA
- the cls gene encoding cardiolipin synthase, whose product MHIESILLIVLLGLNIIFAAAVVFFERKDASSSWAWLLVLNFIPVLGFVLYLLTGQNLTRYRLFQWKDRKKLGLEERIEAQLAQLQSNRTPFHNKVTENSQDMIYMNLKQNGALLTEDNEVEIITDGTDKFQRLLDDIEAAQDHVHVQYYIYRGDRLGKRIRDTLIRKAKEGIKVRLLYDALGSRRVSNRFFKELREAGGLVEVFFPSKFSLINLRMNYRNHRKMVIIDGNLGYTGGFNVGDEYLGLNSKFGYWRDTHLRITGNAVHALQTRFLLDWNEASKQHDTPYVPAHFPHIEGTGTIAMQIVSSGPDAETEHIKNSYLKMINGAKHSILIQTPYFIPDASVFEAIRLACLSGIDVRIMIPNKPDHAFVYWATLSYIGELLKVGAKAFVYDNGFIHAKTLIIDSMVASVGTANIDYRSFRLNFEVNAFMYDETIATALVHTFEHDLLVSRELTMEEYNKRSIKIRFKEAISRLLSPIL is encoded by the coding sequence GTGCATATTGAATCCATCTTACTTATTGTACTCCTGGGTTTGAATATTATTTTTGCGGCAGCGGTCGTATTCTTCGAGCGCAAGGATGCGAGTTCGTCCTGGGCCTGGCTGCTCGTCCTGAATTTTATTCCCGTGCTCGGGTTTGTACTTTATCTTTTGACAGGGCAGAACCTCACTCGTTACAGACTATTCCAATGGAAAGATCGTAAGAAGCTTGGACTTGAGGAACGTATCGAGGCACAGCTTGCCCAATTACAGAGCAATCGAACACCTTTTCACAACAAAGTGACCGAAAACAGCCAGGATATGATCTACATGAACCTGAAGCAGAATGGTGCTTTGTTAACCGAGGATAACGAGGTCGAGATTATCACCGATGGCACGGATAAATTCCAACGATTACTGGATGATATCGAAGCTGCACAGGATCATGTGCATGTGCAGTATTACATCTATCGGGGGGATCGTCTGGGTAAACGTATTCGTGATACGCTCATTCGTAAAGCAAAAGAAGGCATCAAGGTTCGATTGCTGTACGATGCGCTTGGATCGCGGCGTGTATCGAATCGATTTTTCAAAGAGCTGCGCGAAGCGGGCGGTCTGGTGGAAGTCTTTTTCCCATCCAAATTCAGCTTGATTAATCTGCGTATGAACTATCGGAATCATCGAAAAATGGTCATTATTGACGGGAACCTTGGTTATACTGGCGGTTTTAACGTAGGGGATGAATATCTAGGCTTGAACTCCAAATTTGGATATTGGCGTGACACGCACCTCAGAATTACGGGGAATGCGGTTCATGCATTGCAAACACGGTTCCTTCTCGACTGGAATGAGGCATCGAAGCAGCATGATACACCTTATGTGCCAGCACATTTTCCTCATATCGAGGGCACAGGAACGATCGCGATGCAGATTGTCTCCAGCGGCCCTGATGCCGAAACAGAACATATCAAGAACAGTTATCTGAAAATGATCAATGGAGCGAAACATTCCATCCTCATTCAGACGCCTTATTTTATCCCAGATGCGAGTGTCTTCGAGGCTATAAGGCTTGCCTGCCTATCTGGTATCGATGTACGTATTATGATTCCAAACAAACCGGATCACGCCTTCGTGTATTGGGCGACACTATCGTATATTGGTGAGTTGTTGAAGGTCGGAGCGAAGGCTTTTGTCTACGATAACGGCTTCATTCATGCCAAAACACTAATCATAGATAGCATGGTGGCATCCGTCGGCACAGCGAACATTGATTATCGCAGTTTCCGGTTGAACTTTGAAGTGAACGCCTTTATGTATGATGAGACGATTGCAACTGCTCTTGTGCATACCTTCGAGCATGATCTTCTTGTATCCCGTGAGCTGACGATGGAGGAGTACAACAAACGGAGTATCAAAATCCGCTTCAAAGAAGCGATATCTCGCCTACTATCTCCTATTCTGTAA